The following proteins come from a genomic window of Galactobacillus timonensis:
- a CDS encoding A/G-specific adenine glycosylase, whose amino-acid sequence MTDKTYNTPSCLICLAPKSIETDYLSQSAKLLRNLVFYYFPASDKMRHMRLNKEETDALVQWFEQHHRKLPWRDTNNPYDTWISEIMLQQTRVEAVRDRFIAFKKQLPDIASLAAADDDQLMKLWEGMGYYSRARSLKKCAILLQKDYAGKLPSDPRILVTLPGIGPYTAGAIASQAYGIPVPAVDGNVLRVMTRRLAITDDIRKDTVKKQITAILQETLDACIAEGMDAHPRFVSHFNQALMELGATICGPNEPPHCDHCPFQKTCLAHLHNQTDTIPFRSALKQRKIVNRTLLIIRCADTFLLQKRPDHGLLAGLYEFPGIDQWLSEQEAVHEAERRFQVQILHVRPLPDAVHIFSHVEWHMHAYELRAADLEAENDLLFLTKKELQKYAVPSAFKAYIHYYELEE is encoded by the coding sequence ATGACTGATAAGACTTATAATACACCATCGTGCCTCATTTGTCTTGCCCCGAAATCAATAGAGACGGATTACTTGAGCCAATCAGCGAAACTGCTGCGAAACCTCGTTTTTTACTATTTTCCTGCATCGGATAAAATGAGACACATGAGACTAAACAAAGAAGAAACTGATGCACTTGTCCAATGGTTCGAACAACACCACCGCAAATTGCCATGGCGCGATACCAACAATCCCTATGACACATGGATCAGCGAAATTATGCTCCAGCAAACCAGGGTCGAAGCTGTCCGCGACCGCTTTATCGCCTTCAAAAAGCAGCTGCCCGACATTGCTTCCCTTGCCGCAGCCGATGACGATCAACTCATGAAACTATGGGAAGGCATGGGCTACTACAGCCGTGCCCGCAGCCTTAAAAAATGCGCCATCCTCCTGCAGAAAGACTATGCCGGTAAACTTCCATCCGACCCCAGAATCCTCGTAACGCTGCCCGGCATCGGTCCCTATACCGCTGGTGCCATCGCATCCCAGGCATATGGCATCCCTGTACCTGCCGTCGATGGAAATGTATTACGCGTCATGACACGACGCCTTGCCATCACCGACGATATCCGCAAAGATACCGTCAAAAAACAGATTACAGCCATCCTTCAGGAAACCCTTGATGCCTGTATCGCAGAGGGAATGGATGCCCACCCCCGCTTCGTCTCCCACTTCAATCAGGCACTGATGGAGCTGGGCGCAACCATCTGCGGCCCCAACGAGCCACCCCATTGCGATCACTGCCCCTTCCAGAAAACATGCCTCGCACATCTTCACAACCAGACGGATACAATCCCTTTCCGCAGCGCACTGAAACAAAGAAAGATCGTAAACCGCACCCTGCTGATCATCCGCTGCGCAGATACCTTCCTTCTCCAAAAACGACCGGATCACGGTCTGCTTGCCGGCCTCTATGAATTTCCCGGCATCGACCAGTGGCTGAGCGAGCAGGAAGCTGTCCATGAAGCCGAACGCCGCTTCCAGGTCCAGATTCTCCATGTCCGCCCCCTCCCCGATGCCGTTCACATCTTTTCCCACGTCGAATGGCATATGCACGCATATGAGCTGCGGGCGGCCGATCTTGAGGCGGAAAACGACCTCCTCTTTCTCACAAAAAAGGAACTGCAGAAATACGCAGTTCCCAGTGCCTTCAAAGCATATATCCACTATTACGAATTGGAAGAATGA
- a CDS encoding MT-A70 family methyltransferase produces MDNTATHAQMIEPTFEETAADLLKTAAGKHYRTIYADPPWRFANRTGKVAPEHSRLQRYGTMTTDDIARLPVSQISDDYCHCYLWVPVALIPDGLEVLRAWGFTYKTTLFWEKTRKDGLPDGRGVGFYYRNVVEPLLFGVRTPRRSETYRTLAPARSQVNLIRAEKREHSRKPDEFIPLIEACSDAPRIELFARGTREGWDTWGNQAQADYEPDWATYANHTRADSSK; encoded by the coding sequence ATGGATAATACGGCAACGCACGCGCAGATGATTGAACCAACATTCGAGGAAACGGCCGCGGACCTGCTGAAGACGGCGGCGGGCAAGCACTACAGGACGATATACGCCGATCCGCCATGGCGATTTGCAAACCGTACGGGAAAAGTGGCGCCCGAGCATAGCCGGCTGCAGCGCTACGGTACGATGACGACGGACGACATTGCGCGCCTGCCGGTTTCGCAAATATCAGACGATTATTGCCATTGCTATTTGTGGGTTCCGGTTGCGCTGATACCCGACGGGCTGGAGGTGTTGCGCGCATGGGGGTTCACATACAAGACGACGCTGTTCTGGGAGAAGACGCGCAAAGATGGGTTACCGGACGGGCGCGGGGTCGGGTTCTATTATCGCAACGTGGTTGAACCGCTGCTGTTCGGAGTGCGCACACCGCGCCGCAGTGAGACGTATCGGACATTAGCGCCCGCGCGGTCGCAGGTCAACCTCATACGCGCCGAAAAACGCGAGCATAGCAGAAAGCCGGATGAGTTCATACCGCTTATCGAGGCATGTTCTGACGCGCCGCGCATTGAACTGTTCGCCCGCGGTACGCGCGAGGGATGGGACACGTGGGGCAATCAGGCGCAGGCGGATTATGAGCCGGACTGGGCGACATACGCAAACCACACCCGCGCTGACAGCAGCAAATGA
- a CDS encoding BglII/BstYI family type II restriction endonuclease: MRVTIGDNELDARYEFYNYGHALEILTSAHIDEWRDICDCLRAFHISRDDIRASGGNESRIPKRIDAELYPRGWREIRIEGDLIVHKYVRQRAQRVNAQSEDMTLEHYIDGHNIDFINGTVALDLEWNSKDQTFDRDLLAMRTYFDCGVIDCGVILTRSEKLNDLFRGLGVMGKFGASTTWMGKLTYRLDSRRQGGCPILAIGIGPGCVID; the protein is encoded by the coding sequence ATGCGAGTAACAATTGGCGATAACGAGTTAGACGCGCGATACGAGTTTTATAATTACGGGCACGCGCTTGAAATTCTAACGAGTGCGCATATCGACGAATGGCGGGACATATGCGATTGCCTGCGGGCGTTCCACATATCGCGGGATGATATCCGCGCATCCGGCGGTAACGAGTCGCGCATACCGAAACGGATCGACGCTGAACTATATCCCCGCGGATGGCGCGAGATCCGTATTGAGGGCGATCTGATTGTGCACAAATATGTCCGACAGCGCGCGCAGAGGGTGAATGCGCAAAGCGAGGATATGACGCTGGAACATTACATTGACGGCCACAACATAGATTTCATAAACGGAACGGTTGCGCTGGATCTGGAATGGAACAGCAAAGATCAGACGTTTGACCGCGATTTATTAGCTATGCGCACGTATTTTGATTGCGGCGTTATAGATTGCGGAGTGATACTGACGCGCTCGGAGAAACTGAATGATCTGTTTCGCGGGCTCGGAGTCATGGGAAAATTCGGCGCGAGCACAACATGGATGGGCAAATTGACGTATCGTCTGGATTCGCGCCGACAGGGCGGGTGCCCTATTCTGGCTATAGGCATAGGGCCCGGCTGCGTGATAGACTAA
- a CDS encoding phage holin produces the protein MISNKIYDVLKYAGLVACPAIATFVGAVGPLWDWPNVDAIVKTINAAGVLIGALVVVSNASYKANNGIGGDGGNDDETDASADDGE, from the coding sequence ATGATCAGCAACAAAATTTATGACGTTCTGAAATATGCCGGCCTTGTTGCCTGCCCGGCAATCGCCACATTTGTTGGCGCGGTTGGCCCGCTCTGGGATTGGCCGAATGTTGACGCAATCGTGAAGACGATCAACGCGGCCGGCGTTCTTATCGGCGCGCTGGTTGTTGTATCGAATGCGAGCTACAAGGCAAACAACGGCATCGGCGGCGACGGCGGAAACGACGACGAAACCGACGCAAGCGCTGACGACGGCGAGTAA
- a CDS encoding N-acetylmuramoyl-L-alanine amidase has translation MAIIGTSLPHSTLIVPTHSNGRAGQKVRAIVIHHQASNLAGKQIAQVFRSRRSSATYSIATDGTITQHVSEADRPWTTSGANPDNHAITIEVANNSFAPNWTVSDAALNATISLCADICKRYGITRLYYNGKNGTLLRHCDYSATACPGPYIKARTAYICAEVNAKLANANNTATAKETASASAKYRVQCGVFSSKENADALSKKLTAAGFANAVVEVK, from the coding sequence ATGGCAATCATCGGCACATCATTACCGCATAGCACGCTCATCGTACCAACACACAGCAACGGCCGCGCCGGACAGAAAGTACGCGCAATCGTAATCCATCATCAGGCAAGCAATCTGGCGGGAAAACAGATCGCACAGGTATTCAGGTCACGCCGCAGTTCCGCAACGTATTCCATCGCAACCGACGGCACGATTACGCAGCATGTTTCTGAAGCGGATCGCCCGTGGACAACGAGCGGCGCAAACCCTGACAACCACGCAATCACAATCGAGGTTGCTAACAATTCATTTGCGCCGAACTGGACCGTATCGGACGCGGCGCTCAACGCAACAATCAGCCTTTGCGCTGACATCTGCAAGCGGTACGGCATCACGCGGCTGTACTACAACGGCAAAAACGGAACGCTGCTGCGGCATTGCGATTACAGCGCAACAGCCTGCCCCGGCCCGTATATTAAGGCACGGACGGCGTACATTTGCGCTGAAGTAAATGCAAAGTTAGCGAATGCAAACAACACCGCAACGGCAAAGGAAACAGCAAGCGCCAGCGCGAAATATCGCGTTCAGTGCGGCGTATTTTCAAGCAAAGAAAACGCAGACGCACTCAGCAAAAAGCTGACCGCCGCGGGGTTTGCAAACGCGGTTGTTGAAGTGAAATAA
- a CDS encoding leucine-rich repeat domain-containing protein, which yields MADIVYMAKSAWVSLLDAIRAKAGSPDTLTAETAKTAVEGISGGDTTAEDGLVTREITAYENSRVTAIGGSAFREFTALKSASFTAAVNVYGYAFYGCSYMTSLSLPAVTTVNSYGIYNTGLKSLSLPAATRIYSNGLGLNRNMTSIEMPNVEYMGDYALSYCAASAISVPKLATCGPGVFENCPKIKEIDLPKLAVVPYATFRHCTSLVSVKIPIATTIGQEAFEYCSALSTIVISQSDSVCALGAQNALSATAISNGTGAIYVPDALVDSYKTATNWSTYADYIKPLSEYSAS from the coding sequence ATGGCAGATATTGTATACATGGCAAAATCCGCATGGGTATCACTGCTGGACGCAATCAGAGCGAAAGCCGGGAGCCCTGATACACTGACAGCCGAAACAGCAAAAACCGCCGTGGAGGGAATCAGCGGAGGCGATACTACAGCAGAAGACGGCTTGGTTACTAGAGAAATTACCGCATATGAAAATAGCAGGGTAACTGCAATAGGCGGATCTGCGTTTAGGGAATTTACAGCTCTCAAATCAGCATCATTCACGGCGGCTGTTAACGTATACGGCTACGCGTTCTATGGCTGCTCATACATGACATCGCTGAGCCTGCCCGCTGTCACAACAGTGAATAGTTATGGAATTTATAATACCGGATTGAAATCGCTTAGTTTACCTGCCGCAACGAGAATATACAGCAATGGACTAGGGCTCAATCGGAACATGACATCAATAGAGATGCCAAACGTTGAATATATGGGAGACTACGCGCTGTCATATTGCGCAGCATCAGCAATAAGCGTTCCGAAGCTAGCAACCTGTGGTCCGGGAGTGTTTGAGAATTGCCCCAAAATAAAAGAGATTGACCTACCGAAGCTCGCTGTAGTTCCATATGCCACATTCCGTCACTGCACATCGCTCGTATCAGTAAAAATCCCAATTGCCACAACTATAGGGCAGGAGGCGTTTGAATATTGCTCGGCACTTAGCACCATAGTCATAAGCCAATCCGATAGCGTATGTGCTCTCGGCGCGCAAAACGCGTTAAGTGCCACTGCAATTAGCAATGGAACGGGCGCAATCTATGTTCCTGACGCACTCGTTGACAGCTACAAAACAGCTACCAACTGGAGCACATACGCAGACTACATCAAGCCGCTGTCAGAATATTCGGCATCATAA
- a CDS encoding BppU family phage baseplate upper protein codes for MAIQQIYSLNMIPGGRTLIIPVSQYDNGARGLLISLTAGADPYTIPDGAAVTVRGTKRDGRGFAYACEYAGSAVSVTVRKNMTAVPGDVWCELRIATGENSADIVGSANFILRVEPAGLADETDISATEIPAIEDAARTQAERAEAAAKRAEEAGGVSVRKNVEYINVG; via the coding sequence ATGGCAATTCAGCAGATTTATAGCCTCAATATGATACCGGGTGGGCGTACATTGATCATTCCGGTATCGCAGTATGACAATGGGGCACGCGGATTATTGATATCGCTGACAGCGGGCGCAGACCCATACACCATTCCGGACGGTGCCGCCGTAACAGTGCGGGGTACGAAGCGGGACGGTCGCGGGTTTGCGTACGCTTGCGAATATGCCGGATCAGCAGTATCGGTCACGGTACGCAAAAATATGACAGCAGTTCCGGGCGACGTTTGGTGCGAATTGCGCATTGCAACCGGCGAAAACAGCGCAGATATTGTCGGTTCCGCTAATTTTATTCTGCGCGTGGAACCCGCCGGATTAGCAGACGAAACAGACATCAGCGCAACGGAGATACCTGCAATCGAGGACGCTGCACGCACGCAGGCAGAACGCGCAGAAGCGGCCGCAAAACGCGCAGAAGAAGCGGGTGGCGTTTCAGTGAGAAAGAATGTCGAATATATCAACGTCGGATAA
- a CDS encoding phage tail spike protein, whose amino-acid sequence MTPWITKSRVLSEAAGECELHNSVGIGALWEATSAIVTETRNENYILELDYPASGTMFSELQLGAVIAAKANQINGVQPFRIEQIRYGANGTAHVTARHIILVDLSHAWTVEITATSGQDAIGQLSGRVYGGTTSVVFSSSGMGDGGYTTTIGTDYGTPRDSLTDITDAYGGELLFDGKTVTLYKNRGTDRGARVIYGSNMTDGTFTWSIGDAYGKIEPFCKPVSGKSVFLTGRSIQTGLTDPPFDKYIKAADVSEYIDTSSGVDPTTAEIDAAGAMWVKQHPGVGHVSMSCKVSFIPSLQAETIGLCDTVLVQHTRLGISVSSIVTKTVWNVLQDKYDSVEIGTPMPTVAKTIDKIKTKQIAYSVAGVITAK is encoded by the coding sequence ATGACACCATGGATAACAAAATCGCGCGTTCTGTCCGAGGCTGCCGGTGAATGCGAACTGCACAATTCTGTCGGGATCGGTGCACTATGGGAGGCGACGAGTGCGATTGTCACGGAAACGCGCAATGAAAACTACATTCTGGAGCTGGATTATCCTGCGTCTGGAACAATGTTTTCCGAATTGCAGTTGGGCGCAGTAATTGCAGCAAAAGCCAATCAGATCAATGGCGTGCAGCCGTTTCGTATTGAACAGATTCGGTACGGCGCAAACGGAACCGCACATGTTACAGCACGCCACATCATCCTCGTAGATCTATCGCACGCATGGACCGTAGAAATAACGGCTACGAGCGGGCAGGACGCAATTGGACAACTGTCTGGCAGAGTTTATGGGGGCACGACATCAGTTGTATTTTCATCATCCGGAATGGGGGACGGCGGATACACGACAACCATAGGAACAGACTACGGAACGCCGCGCGATTCATTGACTGATATCACTGACGCATACGGCGGAGAACTGCTGTTCGATGGAAAAACCGTCACTCTATACAAAAACCGCGGAACCGATCGTGGCGCGCGAGTGATTTATGGCAGCAACATGACGGATGGAACGTTCACGTGGTCGATTGGCGACGCATACGGTAAAATTGAACCGTTCTGCAAGCCGGTCTCTGGGAAAAGCGTCTTTCTGACAGGTAGATCCATTCAAACAGGCCTGACAGATCCACCGTTTGACAAATACATCAAGGCTGCCGACGTATCAGAATACATTGACACATCAAGCGGGGTGGATCCAACAACAGCAGAGATAGATGCGGCCGGAGCAATGTGGGTTAAACAGCATCCGGGCGTCGGCCATGTATCAATGTCCTGCAAGGTTTCATTTATCCCGTCACTGCAGGCTGAAACGATCGGACTCTGCGACACCGTACTCGTTCAGCATACGAGGCTCGGAATTTCAGTTTCATCAATCGTAACGAAAACTGTATGGAACGTACTGCAGGACAAATACGACAGTGTTGAAATTGGCACACCTATGCCTACAGTAGCAAAAACGATCGACAAGATCAAAACAAAACAGATTGCCTATTCTGTAGCAGGAGTCATCACAGCGAAGTGA
- a CDS encoding phage tail tape measure protein: MADKRIKGITVEIGGNTTKLQSALKDVDAQLRDTQSSLKEVNKLLRLDPSNTELLEQKQKYLSDAIDETKQKLETEKTALEQLKNSDSAGETAEQQAALTREIEKTTQQLSSLEDQYKQFGSVAQQQIATAGESISSVGDKISKAGGSITGVGTTLTKTVTAPIAGVAAASVAAWKSVDEAMDTITTKTGASGEALEDMQNRAKSIAETIPTSFQTAADAVGEVSTRFGLTGDDLEQLSTQFVKFSSLNNTEVSASIDSVSAALAAYGQGAEDASNLLDALNSVGQATGVSVDTLAQDVTKSAAQFTAMGMSAEEAAAVVGAADMAGLDASVMLAGLTKAQKNATEGGKTLSQSLADFSGVMNSNASDTEKLQAAYDTFGSKAGAAIYNAVSSGSLSLDALSGSLADYAGSVSDTFAETQDPIDQMIPTLNSLKSTAAELVTTAGPMITEALTVARDAITRLKEAWDGLTPEMQETIVKAALIAAAVGPVVTGIGGVVTAVGSITAGIGNLVTAAAPVLAAIGPAGWIVAAIAAGVALVIANWDTIGPAVSAVLDGIKGAFSDAWNAIKDGITWLWDSVIKPYYQFWIDLGASLVGGVKDRISEAIDWVRDIPGKIASVWDSIRSIIKLPHFSISGSFSLTPPSVPHLSVDWYKSAYTNAVAFTSPTVLATPNGYKGFGDGNGAELVIGQNALLNTISSAVRSANPGSITVNVYPSQGMDERAIADYTIDRLTQQLAIQSGRF; this comes from the coding sequence ATGGCTGACAAACGAATTAAGGGCATTACTGTCGAGATCGGCGGAAACACTACGAAGCTGCAGTCTGCCCTAAAGGATGTCGATGCGCAGCTAAGAGATACACAAAGCAGCTTAAAAGAGGTCAACAAGCTGCTCAGGTTAGACCCATCTAACACAGAATTACTGGAGCAGAAGCAGAAGTATCTCAGCGATGCCATCGACGAAACAAAGCAGAAGCTGGAGACGGAAAAAACCGCGCTTGAGCAGCTGAAAAACAGCGACAGCGCGGGCGAAACGGCAGAACAGCAGGCTGCGCTAACACGCGAGATCGAGAAGACTACGCAGCAGCTGAGCAGCCTCGAAGATCAGTACAAGCAGTTCGGAAGTGTCGCACAGCAGCAGATCGCAACGGCGGGAGAATCTATCTCGTCTGTCGGTGACAAGATCAGCAAAGCTGGTGGGTCCATCACGGGCGTAGGCACCACCCTCACAAAGACGGTGACTGCCCCTATCGCTGGCGTTGCGGCGGCTTCAGTCGCTGCGTGGAAGTCTGTCGATGAAGCGATGGACACGATCACAACTAAGACTGGCGCAAGCGGTGAAGCACTGGAAGACATGCAAAACCGTGCGAAATCGATTGCCGAGACGATACCGACATCTTTTCAAACTGCGGCTGATGCGGTTGGTGAAGTGAGCACGAGATTCGGTCTAACTGGCGATGATCTGGAACAGTTATCTACACAGTTTGTAAAGTTTTCATCTCTTAACAACACAGAGGTTTCCGCATCAATCGATAGCGTTTCCGCAGCACTAGCCGCATACGGGCAGGGTGCAGAGGACGCATCAAACCTGCTAGACGCATTGAATTCTGTCGGGCAGGCAACCGGCGTTTCTGTTGATACTCTTGCGCAGGATGTGACCAAATCGGCTGCACAATTCACGGCTATGGGCATGAGCGCAGAGGAAGCAGCCGCCGTAGTTGGTGCCGCTGATATGGCCGGACTGGATGCATCGGTAATGCTGGCTGGCCTCACAAAGGCGCAGAAGAACGCTACCGAAGGCGGAAAAACGCTGTCACAATCATTAGCGGATTTCAGCGGAGTAATGAACAGCAATGCGTCAGATACAGAAAAATTGCAGGCCGCCTATGACACATTTGGATCAAAAGCCGGCGCCGCTATCTATAACGCCGTATCTAGTGGATCCCTTTCACTTGACGCGCTCAGCGGATCATTAGCCGATTATGCGGGATCTGTATCGGACACGTTTGCAGAGACGCAGGATCCGATAGACCAAATGATACCGACTCTGAACTCGCTGAAAAGCACGGCGGCAGAGCTTGTTACAACGGCCGGGCCTATGATCACAGAGGCGCTTACAGTTGCCCGCGATGCAATCACACGGCTCAAAGAAGCATGGGACGGCCTGACGCCGGAAATGCAGGAAACGATTGTGAAAGCGGCACTGATTGCGGCGGCTGTCGGTCCTGTTGTCACTGGAATCGGCGGCGTTGTCACGGCTGTCGGCAGCATCACAGCAGGAATCGGAAACCTCGTGACGGCGGCAGCTCCCGTGCTTGCAGCTATCGGACCAGCAGGCTGGATCGTCGCCGCAATTGCTGCAGGTGTTGCGTTAGTTATCGCGAACTGGGATACTATCGGGCCCGCGGTTTCTGCGGTTCTTGACGGTATTAAGGGCGCATTTTCTGACGCATGGAACGCCATCAAGGACGGGATCACATGGCTCTGGGACAGTGTAATCAAGCCGTACTATCAGTTCTGGATTGACCTCGGAGCTAGTTTAGTGGGCGGAGTCAAGGACAGAATCAGCGAAGCGATTGACTGGGTGCGTGACATCCCCGGCAAGATTGCAAGCGTGTGGGACAGTATTCGGTCGATCATCAAGCTGCCGCACTTCTCAATCTCTGGGAGCTTTTCTTTGACGCCGCCTAGCGTTCCGCATCTGTCGGTTGACTGGTACAAATCGGCATATACAAACGCCGTAGCGTTCACATCGCCGACAGTGTTAGCAACGCCTAACGGGTATAAGGGATTCGGCGACGGCAACGGCGCAGAGCTCGTTATCGGTCAAAACGCATTACTGAACACAATCAGCAGCGCTGTACGCTCGGCAAATCCGGGCAGCATTACCGTCAACGTGTACCCGTCACAGGGTATGGATGAGCGGGCTATTGCAGATTACACGATTGACAGGCTGACGCAGCAGTTAGCTATTCAGAGCGGGAGATTTTAA